GAGCAAAGATAGCTAAATTTAATTTCAGGGATTCATTAATTATTGGCACGGCTCTTATTCCCAGAAATGAGTTAACTTTAGTAGTTGCTTCTCTGGGTTTAAGTTGGAAAATATTGACCAAAGATATCTTTTCTGTAATGGTGCTTTTGGTGATAATCTCTATTCTTGTTACTCCATTAATGTTAAGGCTTGTGGTCGATAGGAAAAAGGGAACACTCAATGGAGTTATGAAAGAATATTGACACAAATGGTTTTTCTTAAATCAGGGCTATTCATGACAGTTTATTATCTTCAAATTAAGGTGCCAAGGCCACCAGTTTTACTCCATTTTAAATATCTTTGATATTCTTCTTCAAAATTAGGAGTAAAAATTTCTTTTTCTAAAAATAATCTTATTTCATCCTTGCCCCAAAATTTACCATCTTCAATCTCTTCTTGATCAACTTTAATCTTACCATCATAAATAACTTTATAGGTCCAAACCATCTCTGACTCAAGTTCATTTTGATGAATATAGTTATACATATAGACTAACTCTACCTCTTTAATCCCAAGTTCCTCGTGCATTTCCCTATAAGCTGCTTCTTCAAAAGTCTCTCCTATATTTAAATGCCCTCCTACTGAAGTATCCCATCTTCCTGGTTGAATATCTTTCTTTTTAGAACGCTTTTGAAG
This genomic stretch from bacterium harbors:
- a CDS encoding NUDIX domain-containing protein — its product is MKEEYFEVVDKKGNIIGKASRKECHRDPNLIHRVAHVLVFNSKKELFLQKRSKKKDIQPGRWDTSVGGHLNIGETFEEAAYREMHEELGIKEVELVYMYNYIHQNELESEMVWTYKVIYDGKIKVDQEEIEDGKFWGKDEIRLFLEKEIFTPNFEEEYQRYLKWSKTGGLGTLI